In Thermodesulfobacteriota bacterium, a single genomic region encodes these proteins:
- a CDS encoding SGNH/GDSL hydrolase family protein, protein MRSVFRQPAPGRLERRHRHERKIRLLITDNLPKKYRLFINALIVFLSTLFACSICEIALRFFRPDLKEVVYAKYQIDRFRIYKNIPKTWGTRHHPDTGRKHLVIHNSLGLRQHREFAQSKKPGVERIAFFGDSFTENLRVAAQYSFTEPLDYLLNRTGNAFEVLNFGVDGYGTDQMYLQYMDDTRQYDLDTIIYVFGNNDLMDLVANRLCYVDRKSNLRFREYDKNVFITIIKKFYMTYLVVEAVKPFKRFLAWDQEKGCLNYDYENRGARQLQARYLLFEDYTEDTQLSEARNFFLMILKEWKKEADRRGQSFFVAILPGSDFNISVKTELASMKIEYLDLFEAFSCQTKTDPANMMENEANVSTINEFYSNITEYFSGNKNEVAHMRKDYIDTASRKLLDSLDDPDKNKLIELMDTFNSKKDENEYLFPLIIHLIETADKKNIKSVLENAIKYQRISDLCHFRKDGHWNEEGNKLAAVYLMKFLSEKLHLGEVDDRFIRRGLNEYYSAFEPGIVSESWLEHEPVPPYLIKMIREKYLSIEQYMSIQHE, encoded by the coding sequence ATGCGAAGCGTATTCCGTCAACCCGCCCCCGGCCGACTGGAACGGCGTCATCGTCATGAGAGAAAAATAAGACTATTGATTACGGACAACTTGCCGAAGAAGTACCGGCTTTTCATTAACGCCCTGATCGTTTTTCTCTCCACCCTTTTTGCATGTTCAATTTGCGAAATAGCGCTTAGATTTTTTCGTCCTGATCTTAAAGAAGTGGTTTATGCCAAATACCAAATAGACCGATTCAGAATTTATAAGAACATTCCAAAAACGTGGGGCACGCGTCACCATCCAGATACCGGCAGGAAGCACCTGGTGATTCATAACAGCCTCGGATTACGGCAGCATAGGGAATTTGCTCAATCAAAAAAGCCTGGGGTCGAAAGAATCGCTTTTTTCGGGGATTCCTTTACTGAAAATCTCAGAGTGGCGGCGCAATATTCCTTCACAGAACCGCTTGACTACCTCCTGAACAGAACAGGTAACGCCTTTGAAGTCTTGAACTTCGGAGTTGATGGCTACGGAACTGACCAGATGTATCTCCAGTATATGGATGATACACGCCAATATGATCTCGATACGATTATTTATGTTTTCGGTAATAATGATCTGATGGATTTGGTTGCTAACAGATTGTGTTATGTTGACAGGAAATCCAATCTCCGTTTCCGCGAATATGATAAAAATGTTTTTATCACCATCATCAAAAAATTCTATATGACCTATCTGGTTGTAGAAGCGGTTAAGCCCTTTAAACGTTTTTTAGCATGGGATCAGGAAAAGGGCTGCCTTAACTATGATTACGAAAACCGTGGAGCGCGGCAACTTCAGGCCAGATATCTTTTGTTTGAAGATTATACGGAAGACACCCAATTGTCTGAAGCGCGTAATTTTTTTTTGATGATCTTAAAAGAATGGAAGAAAGAAGCGGATCGCAGAGGGCAGTCTTTTTTCGTGGCCATTTTACCCGGTTCTGATTTTAATATTTCTGTTAAAACGGAGTTGGCCAGCATGAAAATCGAGTACCTTGATCTTTTTGAGGCCTTTTCATGCCAGACAAAAACTGATCCTGCAAATATGATGGAGAATGAAGCCAACGTATCAACTATCAACGAATTTTATTCAAATATAACGGAGTATTTCAGCGGCAACAAAAACGAAGTGGCCCATATGCGAAAAGACTATATCGATACGGCCAGCCGGAAATTACTGGATAGCCTTGATGATCCCGATAAAAATAAACTGATTGAATTGATGGACACCTTTAATAGCAAAAAAGACGAAAACGAATACCTGTTTCCTTTAATAATCCATCTTATTGAAACCGCTGACAAAAAAAACATCAAATCAGTATTGGAAAACGCCATAAAATACCAACGGATATCTGATCTGTGTCATTTCAGGAAAGACGGGCATTGGAATGAGGAGGGCAATAAACTCGCGGCGGTGTATCTAATGAAATTTCTCTCGGAAAAACTCCACTTAGGAGAAGTCGATGATCGCTTTATCCGTAGAGGATTAAATGAATATTATAGCGCTTTTGAGCCCGGGATCGTTTCTGAATCATGGTTAGAACATGAGCCTGTCCCGCCCTATCTGATAAAAATGATTCGGGAAAAGTACTTGAGTATTGAGCAATACATGAGCATCCAGCATGAATAA
- a CDS encoding molybdopterin-dependent oxidoreductase has translation MKTIHKTGCVLCAQNCGLEVTVENNTMVKVTPDRDNPRSRGYICRKGKNVAHHQHHADRLTHPLKRVGDAFVPISWDQAVAEISEKLRGILAKHGPRSLAYMGGGGQGCHFDAFFGIHLMRSLGSRYHYNPMSQELTGFFWVNGRMLGRQHRIPIPDETNADMMVAWGWNGMASHQMPRAPIVLREFARDPERLLVAVDPRKSETAREANIHIPVRPGTDALLVRAMIAIILEKGWENRDYIENRVTGWEDIKPLFKGFDVDKALSTCGLERPQIEKFCRLLSTRKWCLHADLGILMNRHSTVTSYLLSLLVAICGRYCVPGGNVISGILAPLGFHTDDRDPRTWRTVTTDFPAITGFHPPNVLPEEVLSDHPGRVRAVIISSSNPLRSYADTTAYEKAFAALDLLVTIELSLTETARLSHYVLPARSGYESWDGTFFPWSYPEVYFQLRRPVVEAEGERLECGEIFTRLADGLGLIPPIPDSLHEAAKKGRFAYAMELAVCGQRNPALLSRLLFVMARTIGREMGSAHLSQMWGLLQLMMIQYKGPGGDSLPPEEVFLRVTDGHGLAPELPGFLKKGIFKPLTKHWLTASALLRLRPAPFLLDAHRGGFSISRALLRALAPERVWQVVKTACRRFSYMPLMQLSPMAVLTEEIFEALINNPQGLFIGRCHEDNFREITLPGRKMELHIPELSAAVKQLTPEAEEEALTPHPDFPLILVAGRHMKTNANTLMRNPEWNKDLRACTLLMNPEDAERMAFSDGQMVTVITAAGRESLELEVSGDARPGQVVMPHGFGLCYDGKAYGANVNRLTSAANRDPVAGTPLHRYVPCRVEAA, from the coding sequence ATGAAGACAATTCATAAAACCGGCTGCGTGCTCTGCGCCCAGAACTGCGGCCTGGAAGTGACCGTCGAAAACAACACCATGGTTAAAGTCACCCCGGACAGGGACAACCCCCGCAGCCGGGGGTATATCTGCCGCAAGGGAAAAAATGTGGCCCATCACCAGCACCACGCCGACCGGCTCACCCACCCCCTCAAGCGTGTCGGCGACGCCTTTGTCCCCATATCCTGGGACCAGGCCGTGGCCGAGATTTCCGAAAAACTGCGAGGGATTCTGGCCAAGCACGGCCCGCGTTCCCTGGCCTACATGGGCGGCGGCGGCCAGGGCTGTCACTTTGACGCTTTTTTCGGCATTCACCTGATGCGCTCCCTGGGGTCCCGGTACCATTACAACCCCATGTCCCAGGAACTGACCGGTTTCTTCTGGGTCAACGGCCGCATGCTGGGACGGCAGCACCGGATTCCCATCCCCGACGAGACCAACGCCGACATGATGGTGGCCTGGGGATGGAACGGCATGGCCAGCCACCAGATGCCCCGGGCGCCCATCGTGCTCAGGGAGTTCGCCAGAGACCCCGAGCGGCTCCTGGTAGCCGTCGATCCGCGCAAATCGGAAACCGCCCGCGAGGCCAATATCCACATCCCGGTTAGACCGGGAACCGACGCCCTGCTGGTCCGGGCCATGATCGCCATCATCCTGGAAAAAGGATGGGAGAACAGGGATTACATCGAAAACCGCGTGACCGGCTGGGAAGACATCAAACCCCTGTTCAAAGGGTTCGACGTCGACAAGGCCTTGTCGACCTGCGGGCTGGAACGGCCCCAGATCGAAAAATTCTGCCGCCTGCTCTCTACCCGCAAATGGTGCCTCCACGCCGATCTGGGCATCCTCATGAACCGGCACAGCACGGTCACCTCCTACCTGCTGTCGCTCCTGGTGGCCATATGCGGCCGGTACTGCGTTCCCGGCGGCAACGTCATCTCCGGCATCCTTGCCCCCCTGGGATTTCATACCGACGACCGGGATCCCCGCACCTGGCGGACCGTGACCACGGATTTTCCGGCCATCACCGGATTTCATCCGCCCAATGTTCTGCCCGAGGAGGTCCTCTCCGACCACCCGGGCCGGGTGCGGGCGGTCATCATCAGCAGCAGCAATCCGCTACGGTCCTACGCCGACACCACCGCCTATGAAAAGGCCTTTGCCGCCCTGGATCTGCTGGTCACCATCGAACTCTCCCTGACCGAAACCGCCCGCCTCTCCCACTACGTGCTGCCGGCCCGGTCCGGTTATGAATCCTGGGACGGCACCTTCTTCCCCTGGAGCTACCCCGAGGTCTATTTCCAGCTGCGCCGGCCCGTGGTCGAGGCTGAGGGTGAACGCCTGGAGTGCGGGGAGATTTTCACCCGCCTGGCCGACGGCCTGGGGCTCATCCCCCCTATCCCCGATTCGCTCCATGAGGCCGCGAAAAAAGGCCGCTTTGCCTATGCCATGGAACTGGCCGTGTGCGGCCAGCGGAACCCCGCCCTGTTGAGCCGGCTGCTGTTTGTCATGGCCAGAACCATCGGCCGGGAAATGGGTTCGGCCCACCTTTCCCAGATGTGGGGGCTGCTGCAGTTGATGATGATTCAATACAAGGGACCCGGCGGCGACAGCCTGCCCCCGGAAGAAGTGTTCCTCCGGGTCACCGACGGCCATGGCCTGGCCCCTGAACTGCCCGGGTTCCTGAAAAAAGGCATCTTCAAGCCCCTGACCAAACACTGGCTCACCGCGTCCGCCCTCCTGCGCCTGCGCCCGGCGCCGTTTCTGCTGGACGCCCACCGGGGCGGCTTTTCCATCAGCCGGGCGCTGTTGAGGGCCCTGGCGCCCGAGCGGGTCTGGCAGGTTGTCAAGACCGCCTGCCGCCGGTTCAGCTACATGCCCCTCATGCAGCTCTCGCCCATGGCGGTTCTGACGGAAGAAATTTTCGAAGCACTCATCAACAACCCCCAGGGCCTGTTCATCGGCCGATGCCATGAGGACAACTTCCGGGAAATCACCCTGCCGGGGCGGAAGATGGAACTGCATATTCCGGAACTGTCCGCCGCCGTCAAACAATTAACCCCCGAAGCCGAGGAAGAAGCCCTGACGCCCCATCCGGATTTTCCGCTGATCCTGGTGGCCGGCCGTCATATGAAAACCAACGCCAACACCCTCATGCGCAATCCCGAGTGGAACAAAGATTTACGGGCCTGCACCCTGCTCATGAACCCGGAAGACGCCGAACGGATGGCCTTTTCCGACGGCCAGATGGTGACCGTCATCACGGCCGCCGGCCGGGAAAGCCTGGAACTCGAGGTCTCCGGCGACGCCCGCCCGGGCCAGGTGGTCATGCCCCACGGCTTCGGCCTCTGCTATGACGGCAAAGCATACGGGGCCAATGTCAACCGCCTGACCAGCGCCGCAAACCGTGACCCGGTCGCCGGAACCCCCCTGCACCGCTATGTGCCCTGCCGGGTGGAGGCGGCCTGA
- a CDS encoding class I SAM-dependent methyltransferase, translating to MKNSGKNQWYDGYLYGWFFDPVETANRRMVMDFIPAGSTVLDVCCGTGRLALELAGKCSHVTGVDLSRRMLAYCERQKQKRGVKNLEYMFGDSTRLGEYLDRRYDVAVISLALHEMGPEERHATVCAMAAVADRLVVSDHTAPQPATIPGFVIHQMERFIGGRVIFPLYNEYVTSGGIIGALERCGLAPDGQRLDRLGIRQVVSARTDRQ from the coding sequence ATGAAAAACTCAGGCAAAAACCAATGGTATGACGGATATCTCTACGGCTGGTTCTTCGATCCCGTGGAAACGGCCAACCGCCGCATGGTCATGGATTTTATCCCTGCGGGCAGCACGGTTCTGGACGTGTGCTGCGGCACCGGCCGGCTGGCCCTGGAACTGGCTGGAAAATGCAGCCACGTGACCGGGGTGGACCTGTCCCGGCGCATGCTGGCCTACTGCGAGCGCCAGAAACAAAAGCGGGGCGTCAAAAACCTGGAATACATGTTCGGCGATTCCACCCGGCTGGGCGAGTACCTCGACCGCCGCTATGACGTGGCCGTCATCTCCCTGGCCCTTCACGAAATGGGACCGGAAGAGCGTCACGCCACCGTTTGCGCCATGGCGGCCGTGGCCGATCGGCTGGTGGTTTCCGACCACACCGCGCCCCAGCCCGCCACCATCCCGGGTTTTGTCATCCATCAGATGGAACGCTTCATCGGCGGACGGGTCATTTTCCCGCTGTATAATGAATACGTCACTTCCGGGGGCATCATCGGCGCGCTGGAACGCTGCGGCCTGGCGCCTGACGGACAGCGACTGGACAGGCTCGGCATCCGGCAGGTGGTCTCGGCCCGGACCGATCGTCAATAA
- a CDS encoding FtsX-like permease family protein, with protein MLSLYKIAFKNLLRKRTRTLLTIVGIALSSWVLASLLGFNQGYEASLNRDIDNMGFQVILTAKGCPYEAATLMLKGGTGLRYMSQSVIDQVRNEPEVSRITPMLMQAVFDPNKGESGGISAYLGVDPVTYPPMKTYLEFAQGGWFTDPEAMEAVMGFEAAELEQREVGDLLLIPEKEVEIRVVGILKRSGTQDDGTIFLPFRTVQKIFSRPDELTALGIQTKKDADIIGFEEKLYKLPDVQVVSMAQVKNTIMSLVTTAKIMVFSIAAIAVLIAMVGVINTILMSVFERFQEIGILKSMGAMPGDIFKLVWIETLILCLLGGIVGTAMALGLSKMTEVLVRNLLPYAPTGSLILIDAKLAATTLVAVVLIGFVSGVYPAWRAARIRPIESIRSEVN; from the coding sequence ATGTTAAGCCTGTACAAAATCGCCTTCAAGAATCTCCTGCGCAAGCGCACGCGCACCCTCCTGACAATCGTGGGCATCGCCCTGTCGTCGTGGGTGCTGGCCAGCCTGCTGGGATTCAACCAGGGGTACGAGGCCTCCCTGAACCGGGACATCGATAATATGGGATTCCAGGTAATTCTGACGGCCAAGGGCTGCCCCTACGAAGCCGCCACCCTGATGCTCAAGGGCGGCACCGGCCTGCGTTACATGAGCCAGTCGGTCATCGACCAGGTGCGCAACGAACCGGAAGTGTCCCGCATCACCCCCATGCTCATGCAGGCCGTCTTCGATCCCAATAAGGGCGAAAGCGGCGGTATCAGCGCCTACCTGGGCGTCGACCCGGTCACCTATCCGCCGATGAAAACCTATCTGGAATTTGCGCAGGGCGGATGGTTCACCGATCCGGAAGCCATGGAGGCGGTCATGGGTTTTGAAGCCGCCGAACTGGAACAGCGTGAGGTGGGCGACCTGCTCTTGATCCCGGAAAAGGAGGTGGAGATCCGGGTGGTGGGAATCCTGAAGCGCAGCGGCACCCAGGATGACGGCACCATTTTCCTGCCCTTTCGAACAGTTCAGAAAATTTTTAGCCGGCCCGACGAACTGACCGCTTTGGGCATTCAGACGAAAAAAGACGCCGACATCATCGGGTTCGAGGAAAAGCTTTATAAGCTGCCGGATGTCCAGGTGGTCTCCATGGCCCAGGTCAAGAACACCATCATGAGCCTGGTCACCACCGCCAAGATCATGGTCTTTTCCATTGCCGCCATCGCCGTGCTCATCGCCATGGTGGGCGTCATCAACACCATCCTCATGTCGGTCTTCGAACGTTTCCAGGAAATCGGCATCCTCAAGAGCATGGGCGCCATGCCCGGAGATATTTTCAAGCTGGTCTGGATCGAGACCCTGATCCTCTGCCTGCTGGGGGGAATCGTTGGCACCGCCATGGCCCTGGGCCTGTCCAAAATGACGGAAGTTCTGGTACGCAACCTGCTGCCCTACGCCCCGACCGGCTCGCTGATACTGATCGACGCGAAACTGGCGGCCACCACCCTGGTGGCGGTGGTGCTGATCGGCTTTGTCAGCGGCGTGTATCCGGCCTGGAGGGCGGCCCGCATCCGGCCCATCGAATCCATCCGCAGCGAGGTGAACTGA
- a CDS encoding ABC transporter ATP-binding protein has product MSTNQMAIAAGSINKIYVRGSEQIYAVNNVSLSIGAGEYVAFVGPSGSGKTTLINILGCLDNPTSGRLAVEGREIFGGKPLSEKALTRIRRESFGYIFQKFHLIPTLTVRENVMLPLTFFSKPGAGENVDRLLSMLDLDRRKGHLPGELSGGEMQRVAIARALVNKPRILLADEPTGNLDTARSNEIGRVLNELNRNEGLTVILVTHNLQLAGTAHRIVRLCDGRLVPEESGEACPL; this is encoded by the coding sequence ATGAGCACGAATCAAATGGCCATTGCCGCCGGAAGCATAAACAAAATCTATGTCCGCGGCAGCGAGCAGATCTATGCCGTCAACAACGTGTCGCTGTCGATCGGCGCCGGCGAATACGTGGCCTTTGTCGGTCCCTCGGGCTCGGGAAAAACCACCCTGATCAACATCCTGGGATGCCTGGACAACCCCACCTCCGGAAGGCTGGCCGTGGAGGGCCGGGAGATTTTCGGCGGAAAGCCGCTTTCGGAAAAGGCCCTGACCCGCATCCGGCGGGAGTCCTTCGGCTATATCTTCCAGAAGTTCCACCTTATCCCCACCCTGACGGTCCGGGAAAACGTCATGCTGCCGCTGACGTTCTTCAGCAAACCGGGGGCGGGGGAGAACGTGGACCGGCTGCTGTCCATGCTCGATCTGGACCGGCGCAAGGGTCACCTGCCGGGAGAACTTTCCGGCGGCGAGATGCAGCGGGTGGCCATCGCCCGAGCCCTGGTGAACAAGCCCCGTATCCTGCTGGCCGACGAGCCCACCGGCAACCTGGACACGGCCCGGAGCAATGAAATCGGCCGGGTGCTCAACGAACTGAACCGCAACGAAGGACTGACGGTCATCCTGGTGACCCACAATCTTCAGCTGGCCGGGACCGCCCACCGCATCGTCCGTCTCTGCGACGGCCGTCTGGTGCCGGAAGAATCGGGCGAGGCCTGTCCCCTGTAA
- a CDS encoding amidase → MNELKVNTVCNDVLEDLDATALAERLESGKVTSMELVEAAIKRAEQANPKLNAIVTKTFDTAREQAKGPRKGRLGGIPTFIKDNVEVQGVPTLFGTRALPRTPSKKDHAFIKQFKSLGMISLGKTALPEFGIPPTTESLLHGATANPWNIHYSSGGSSGGSAALVAAGVVPLAHGNDGGGSIRIPAACCGLVGLKPTRYRLVSPIELKMLPINVVFEGVITRTVRDTALFMAEAEKYYANPRLPSLGLVTGPGKKRLRIALITEAIGDIVVEDEVLDVVRSTAGLCEQLGHYIEELPIPFTEQIGDDFTLYYAFLFFMLHRFGKKLLSPDFDPAKVESLTLGMSRHFSKHMRSFPFATRRLRRARKVTESFYDKYDAVLCPVLAAGTVKNGALLNPDLPFETVFKGIRDYAPFTALQNITGEPAISLPLGRSRDGLPIGVQFAAPMGHDKVLLELAFELEQARPWPRFPVMDSR, encoded by the coding sequence ATGAATGAACTCAAGGTTAACACGGTTTGTAATGATGTCCTGGAAGATTTGGACGCCACCGCGCTTGCCGAACGCCTGGAAAGCGGGAAAGTAACGTCGATGGAACTGGTCGAGGCCGCGATCAAACGGGCGGAGCAGGCCAACCCCAAACTGAATGCCATTGTCACCAAGACATTTGATACGGCCCGTGAGCAGGCCAAAGGGCCGAGGAAAGGAAGACTGGGCGGGATCCCCACCTTTATCAAGGACAACGTGGAAGTGCAGGGTGTTCCCACCCTGTTCGGCACCCGCGCCCTGCCCCGAACGCCTTCGAAAAAAGATCACGCCTTTATCAAACAGTTTAAATCCCTGGGGATGATCAGCCTGGGCAAGACCGCTTTGCCGGAGTTCGGCATTCCGCCGACCACGGAATCCCTGCTCCACGGCGCCACCGCCAACCCCTGGAATATCCATTATTCGTCCGGCGGTTCGTCGGGCGGTTCGGCCGCCCTGGTGGCCGCGGGCGTCGTGCCCCTGGCCCACGGCAATGACGGCGGGGGATCGATCCGTATTCCGGCGGCGTGCTGCGGCCTGGTGGGATTGAAACCCACCCGCTATCGCCTGGTCAGCCCGATTGAGCTCAAAATGCTGCCCATCAATGTCGTGTTCGAAGGGGTTATCACCCGGACGGTCAGGGATACGGCCTTATTCATGGCCGAGGCGGAAAAGTATTATGCCAATCCCCGGCTGCCGTCACTGGGGCTGGTTACCGGGCCCGGGAAAAAACGGCTGCGAATCGCGCTGATTACCGAGGCCATCGGCGACATCGTTGTCGAAGATGAGGTGCTTGATGTCGTTCGCTCCACGGCCGGATTGTGCGAGCAGCTCGGGCATTATATCGAAGAACTTCCGATCCCTTTTACCGAACAGATCGGTGACGATTTTACCCTGTATTACGCCTTTCTTTTTTTCATGCTGCACCGGTTCGGGAAAAAGCTGCTGTCTCCTGATTTTGATCCGGCAAAGGTGGAAAGCCTGACCCTGGGAATGAGCCGGCATTTTTCAAAACACATGCGCTCATTTCCTTTTGCCACCCGGCGGTTAAGAAGAGCCAGAAAGGTGACGGAGTCTTTTTATGATAAATATGATGCGGTTCTTTGTCCGGTACTGGCCGCCGGAACCGTAAAAAACGGGGCGCTGCTTAATCCCGACCTGCCCTTTGAAACGGTGTTTAAAGGCATCCGCGACTATGCCCCCTTTACCGCGCTGCAGAATATCACCGGGGAACCGGCCATCTCCCTGCCCCTGGGAAGGAGCCGGGACGGTCTGCCCATCGGGGTTCAATTTGCCGCCCCCATGGGTCATGATAAGGTTTTGCTGGAACTGGCCTTTGAACTGGAGCAGGCCCGGCCATGGCCGCGCTTTCCGGTTATGGATTCCCGCTAG
- a CDS encoding EAL domain-containing protein — protein MADNPQSDGKPGRGGTPPPDDLSHLAQDIISNVGVGIYIIQRGNFVYVSQLYQKLIGYTEEEIIGTHSLAHIYPEDREMVRQQAIKRLKRELFDPYEYRYVRKNNEIIWVLETITPIQYKGERATLGSFMDITIYKIMEKALRRSEEKYRTILESIHEGYFEVDLDGNLTFINDSMCRIAGCSKEELTGSNHQRFTDKVTAKKVFRAFNKVYRTGNPIDSFDWQIIGKTGEERQVEASISLRNDSSGKPVGFKGILRDITERKRMEQKLNHMATHDALTGLPNRLMFSEILNHAIIRAKHHHLQLAVFFIDLDRFKSINDSLGHDAGDQLLKKMAIRFKQTLRTSDIIARLGGDEFIILIEDIEGLNQVEALAQKIHSTVMQPVLLMDEECRVTTSIGISLYPRDGEDEQTLMKNADMAMYLAKEEGRNNYQFYAENIQIQAYERFSIETNLRRALERNELYLTYQAKLDFKTDQVTGVEALLRWENPYLGAVSPAQFIPVAEEIGLIVPIGRWVLKTACAQNVAWQRQGLPPVRMGVNLSLRQLMDDNLINDISAALEESGMAPNLLELEITESMALHNPARQLALMTKLKEMGLRIAIDDFGTGYSALAQLKHFPIDTLKVDRSFIRNLPHDPENKAITEAIIAMGKTLSLTVVAEGVETLEQDDFLREKVCDEMQGFYFSKPVSPEKLAELLRKHIPVIRDKS, from the coding sequence ATGGCAGACAACCCGCAATCAGACGGCAAACCTGGAAGGGGGGGCACTCCACCTCCGGACGACCTGTCCCATCTGGCCCAGGACATCATATCCAATGTCGGCGTCGGTATATATATCATTCAGCGCGGTAACTTCGTCTACGTCAGCCAGTTATACCAGAAACTCATCGGCTACACGGAAGAGGAGATTATCGGCACGCATTCTCTCGCCCATATTTATCCTGAAGACCGGGAAATGGTCAGGCAGCAGGCCATAAAGCGTTTGAAAAGGGAATTATTCGACCCCTATGAATACCGGTACGTCAGGAAGAACAATGAGATTATCTGGGTTCTGGAGACGATCACGCCCATCCAGTATAAAGGTGAAAGAGCCACCCTGGGCAGTTTCATGGATATCACCATATACAAAATAATGGAAAAAGCATTGCGCCGGAGCGAGGAAAAATACCGCACCATTCTCGAAAGCATCCATGAGGGGTATTTCGAGGTGGATCTGGACGGCAACCTGACCTTTATCAACGACTCCATGTGCCGGATCGCCGGCTGCTCCAAAGAAGAACTGACAGGTTCAAATCACCAGCGGTTTACGGATAAGGTTACCGCGAAAAAAGTTTTCCGGGCGTTTAACAAAGTATACCGGACCGGCAACCCGATCGACAGTTTCGACTGGCAGATTATCGGGAAGACCGGCGAGGAAAGACAGGTCGAGGCGTCCATATCGTTACGAAATGATTCATCCGGCAAGCCGGTCGGTTTTAAAGGCATTCTGCGCGACATCACCGAACGCAAACGGATGGAGCAGAAGCTCAACCATATGGCCACGCATGACGCCCTGACCGGCCTGCCCAACCGGCTGATGTTCAGCGAAATTTTAAACCACGCCATTATCCGGGCAAAGCATCATCACCTGCAGTTGGCCGTTTTTTTCATCGATCTTGACCGTTTCAAGTCCATCAACGACTCTCTGGGGCACGACGCGGGAGACCAGTTGCTGAAAAAGATGGCCATCAGGTTTAAGCAAACGCTGCGGACAAGCGATATTATCGCCCGTCTGGGGGGAGATGAATTCATTATATTGATCGAGGACATAGAGGGCCTGAATCAGGTCGAAGCCCTTGCCCAGAAGATTCACAGCACGGTCATGCAGCCGGTTCTTCTGATGGATGAAGAATGCCGCGTGACGACCAGCATCGGCATCAGCCTGTACCCCCGCGACGGAGAGGACGAACAGACCCTGATGAAAAACGCCGACATGGCCATGTACCTGGCCAAGGAGGAAGGCCGGAATAACTACCAGTTCTATGCCGAGAATATTCAGATCCAGGCCTATGAGCGCTTTTCCATCGAGACCAACCTGCGTCGCGCCCTGGAGCGCAATGAGCTGTATTTGACCTATCAGGCCAAGCTTGATTTCAAGACCGACCAGGTCACGGGCGTGGAGGCGCTGCTGCGCTGGGAGAATCCATACCTTGGGGCGGTCTCCCCGGCGCAATTCATTCCGGTAGCCGAAGAAATCGGGCTGATCGTGCCCATCGGCCGCTGGGTGCTGAAAACCGCCTGCGCCCAGAATGTCGCCTGGCAGCGCCAGGGCCTGCCGCCGGTCAGGATGGGGGTCAATTTGTCGCTTCGTCAACTCATGGACGACAACCTGATAAACGATATCAGCGCCGCGCTGGAGGAGTCCGGCATGGCGCCGAACCTGCTGGAACTGGAAATCACCGAAAGCATGGCCCTGCATAATCCCGCGCGCCAGCTGGCCTTGATGACCAAGTTGAAGGAAATGGGCCTGCGCATTGCCATTGATGATTTTGGCACCGGCTACTCCGCCCTGGCCCAGCTCAAACATTTCCCCATCGACACGCTCAAGGTGGACCGGTCGTTTATCCGTAACCTTCCGCACGATCCCGAGAACAAGGCCATTACCGAGGCGATCATCGCCATGGGCAAAACCCTGTCGCTGACCGTTGTCGCCGAAGGCGTGGAAACGCTGGAGCAGGATGATTTCCTGCGAGAGAAGGTTTGCGATGAGATGCAGGGTTTTTATTTCAGCAAGCCGGTCTCGCCGGAAAAACTTGCCGAACTGCTGCGAAAGCACATCCCCGTAATAAGAGACAAGTCGTGA
- a CDS encoding dual specificity protein phosphatase family protein, with amino-acid sequence MKYAAIFLTALVLFGFQAQGPKVRPENWARPVINNELENWYQVDQKVYRSSQPGAVDMKTVEAFGIKEVLNLRDRHSDKDDARDTSLLLHRVETEADDLSEDQILEALKIIKNAKGPILVHCRYGADRTGAVIAAYRVIMQGWSKDDAIDEMVNGGFGFHKRYDNLIERIQNLDVDRIKRELQGL; translated from the coding sequence ATGAAATACGCAGCCATATTCCTGACCGCCCTGGTGCTGTTCGGTTTTCAGGCTCAGGGTCCGAAGGTCCGGCCGGAGAACTGGGCCCGGCCGGTCATCAACAACGAACTGGAGAACTGGTATCAGGTCGATCAGAAGGTCTATCGCTCCTCCCAGCCGGGGGCTGTCGACATGAAAACCGTGGAGGCCTTCGGTATAAAGGAGGTGTTGAATCTGCGGGACAGGCATTCGGATAAAGATGATGCCAGAGACACCTCTCTTCTCCTGCACAGAGTTGAAACAGAGGCCGATGACCTGAGCGAGGACCAGATCCTGGAGGCGCTGAAAATTATCAAAAACGCCAAGGGCCCTATCCTGGTCCACTGCCGCTACGGTGCCGACCGGACCGGCGCGGTGATTGCCGCCTACCGTGTGATCATGCAGGGCTGGTCGAAAGATGATGCCATCGATGAAATGGTCAACGGCGGATTCGGGTTTCACAAGCGGTACGATAATTTGATTGAACGGATTCAAAATCTGGACGTGGACAGGATTAAGCGCGAGCTGCAAGGGCTTTAA